One Opitutus sp. ER46 genomic region harbors:
- a CDS encoding sulfite oxidase-like oxidoreductase, giving the protein MSKERYIEAKQKWAEKQKARGVRAHAVASAERLPPGQKLTTGFPVLDLGVQPDIALDQWRLKLDGLVDAPTDLSWAQFHALPQVEDISDFHCVTTWSKYDCRWGGVAFTTLYELVRPKPEARFVYFTSYDGYSTNVALEQCLDDDVLVATSFEGQPITREHGGPARVIIPKLYAWKGAKFVNGITFLAEDKLGFWEVRGYSNTADPWTEDRYA; this is encoded by the coding sequence ATGTCGAAAGAGCGCTACATCGAAGCGAAGCAGAAGTGGGCCGAGAAGCAGAAGGCCCGCGGTGTTCGTGCCCACGCTGTCGCCTCCGCCGAGCGGCTCCCGCCCGGCCAGAAACTCACGACTGGCTTTCCCGTGCTCGATCTCGGGGTGCAGCCGGACATCGCGCTCGACCAATGGAGGCTGAAGCTCGACGGGCTCGTCGATGCGCCCACCGATCTCTCCTGGGCGCAGTTCCATGCGCTGCCCCAGGTGGAGGACATCAGCGACTTCCACTGCGTGACCACCTGGAGCAAGTACGACTGCCGCTGGGGCGGCGTCGCATTCACCACGCTCTACGAACTCGTGCGGCCGAAGCCCGAGGCCCGGTTCGTGTACTTCACTTCCTACGATGGCTACTCGACCAACGTCGCGCTCGAGCAGTGCCTCGATGACGACGTGCTCGTCGCCACCTCCTTCGAGGGCCAGCCCATCACCCGCGAACACGGCGGGCCGGCGCGCGTGATCATTCCCAAGCTCTATGCCTGGAAGGGCGCCAAGTTCGTCAACGGCATCACTTTCCTCGCGGAGGACAAACTCGGCTTCTGGGAAGTGCGCGGCTACTCCAACACCGCGGACCCCTGGACCGAGGATCGCTACGCCTGA
- a CDS encoding threonine/serine exporter family protein, with protein sequence MSWIEVVQDMLLAAVPALGFALMFNVPTGVLVNCALLGAGGHALQQLLVHHGVPIEVATLIAASLISFVGVWRAQRLRAHPKVFTVAAVIPMIPGVPLFTALITLQQIYQKGATPELVAQTLNSGLRAFVIVAALAVGLAMPGLVYFRRRPVV encoded by the coding sequence ATGAGCTGGATCGAAGTCGTGCAGGACATGCTGCTCGCGGCGGTGCCCGCGCTCGGGTTTGCGCTCATGTTCAACGTGCCGACGGGCGTGCTGGTGAACTGCGCGCTGCTGGGCGCCGGCGGCCACGCCCTGCAGCAGTTGCTCGTGCACCACGGCGTGCCCATCGAGGTCGCGACGCTGATTGCCGCCTCGCTGATCAGCTTTGTCGGCGTGTGGCGGGCGCAGCGGCTGCGGGCTCATCCCAAGGTTTTCACGGTGGCGGCGGTGATCCCGATGATTCCCGGCGTCCCCCTCTTCACGGCGCTGATCACGCTCCAGCAGATCTACCAGAAGGGGGCGACGCCCGAGTTGGTGGCGCAGACGCTGAACTCCGGGCTGCGGGCGTTCGTGATCGTGGCCGCGCTGGCCGTGGGGCTGGCGATGCCGGGGCTGGTCTACTTCCGCCGCCGCCCCGTGGTGTGA
- a CDS encoding threonine/serine exporter family protein: protein MSDERPPDPQPIDLAPLCAETALRLLQHGAESALVESLSRRVGEALGAERVEIALMANAATVTVRIRGRSKTTVRRNLDRGINMQMVMDVQRLVLDVEAGKLDRATYRTRLLALAPRHHPRWLVALMVGLSCACFARLNHADWMACGLVAVAGSVAMGVRQLLAHLHFNPVIVFAVTAFVATSLTVVGFRYDLSATPRAAMAASVLLLVPGYPLINSVSDMLKGYMNTGISRGMYALLLSAATCTGILSAMTVWRVWGWLP from the coding sequence GTGAGCGACGAACGTCCACCGGATCCACAGCCGATCGATCTCGCGCCCCTCTGCGCGGAGACCGCGCTGCGGCTGCTGCAGCACGGCGCGGAGAGTGCGTTGGTCGAGTCGCTGAGCCGGCGCGTGGGCGAAGCGCTCGGGGCCGAACGCGTGGAGATCGCGCTGATGGCGAACGCGGCGACGGTGACCGTGCGCATTCGGGGGCGCAGCAAGACCACGGTCCGCCGGAATCTGGACCGCGGTATCAACATGCAGATGGTGATGGACGTCCAACGACTCGTCCTCGACGTCGAGGCGGGGAAGCTCGACCGCGCGACGTACCGCACGCGGTTGCTGGCGCTGGCGCCGCGGCATCATCCGCGCTGGCTCGTGGCGCTCATGGTCGGACTCTCGTGCGCGTGCTTCGCGCGGTTGAACCACGCCGACTGGATGGCGTGTGGGCTTGTCGCCGTGGCGGGCTCGGTCGCCATGGGCGTGCGCCAGCTGCTGGCCCACCTGCATTTCAACCCGGTGATTGTGTTTGCCGTCACGGCGTTCGTGGCCACCTCGCTGACGGTCGTCGGTTTCCGTTACGATCTCAGCGCGACACCCCGCGCGGCCATGGCCGCGAGCGTGCTCCTGCTCGTGCCCGGGTATCCGCTGATCAACTCCGTGTCGGACATGCTGAAGGGCTACATGAACACCGGCATCTCGCGGGGCATGTATGCGTTGCTGCTGTCGGCGGCGACCTGCACGGGAATCCTGTCCGCCATGACTGTATGGCGGGTGTGGGGGTGGCTGCCATGA